One Paenibacillus sp. SYP-B4298 genomic window, TATCGAAGTTAAATCTATGTCTTATGCACTACATAGGCACCCTCGATTTAGCGAGCCAAGACATGTGCCCAGGAAACAAAACAGGAGTTGAAGATGGCCCATGCCCCTGGAAAAGATCAAACGCGCATTACTATGCAAGCATTGTCAGGAATGTTACATCCTCAGAGCCGACTACTTCTGCAATATCGACGGCTGCGATTGCACAGAGGAGAAGGAATTCGAGACGATACTCGATCTCTATGCCTTTCTCTACCGAAGCCTGGACAATGTGAATTATACGGACTATGAGACGCTCTCCTGGAGGGATACCGACAAGGTAGAGCATGCACGGGTCAGTCTCGACCGCAGGTGGCAATCCCATAACAGACACACTAAATCTGCTTATAGACACAAAATGTATATTACGTTGCAGGAAGATACACGCGCCTTTTTCATGGATGAGATTGCTCGGTGCGCGTCACTGGAGGATGTGCTGATTTTTTTAGTTCAATTCCTGCAAGAAATAGATCAGCATCTGCTGCACCTGAAGAATCATTACATGAATTTCCATCGTCATGAGCTTCCTATTCAATCTAAGTATGGATTGCTGATCTACAAACGGGACTCTGAGCTGCGAGAGGCATTGAAAGGTCATCCGGCATCCCGATCATTTCCCGACCCGAATTACCTGCTATTGCGACGAAAGGTGAAGCACTTTTTTGTTGCCCGAGCCAGCTATCGGTACTATGAGGTTAAACACCAGTATGTAAAAACCCCTGACTTTTCCATTGAGAACGTTCTGGACCTTAAGCTGGGACTGCTCCCTGGAATGTTCCATGCAGGCCGGGATTACATTTTCAAGATTGATCACACGTTGACAGCTGAAGGACTGCTTCCATTTTATTTCGCCGGCGTCCATCACCCTGAACAATATTACAGTAACGTGATGGAGCTTTATCGAGACATGCTCAAGAAGCAGCCTCATATCATCATGCTGCCGGAGCTGTTCACGCCTCCCCCGCTTAGAGAAGCGCTCATCACGGAGGTCAGAGCGGCTCATGAGGCCACCCAAGAAGCATCGTCCCCCTTTTTCCTCCTTACCGGTTCGTTTCACGAGGAGCAGGAGGGGCATATCTACAACTTGGCCCATGTCGTGGCAGGCGACGGCGAGGTTTTGCTTGAGGTCAGCAAAATGAACCGTTTTATTTTCCCAAGGGATGAACAGTATGATGATGAACGCTCTTACTTTACCAAATATGACGGTGTCGAGAAGAATGCATATGACCGCCGTATGATCACCTTGTTGGAGACCTCACTTGGCCGTATCGCCTTTCTCATCTGTGTAGATTTCATTAATGACAACATTCAGGACATTCTGCTGGATCGTCAGGTCGATCTTGTCTTTATTATGGCGATGACATCCAGGCCAGGCAGCGGAAAGTTTGTACGAAAAATGCAAGAGCTTGCCGAACGCAATGCTTGCATAGTCGTGTTGTGCAACAATCTGGGAAGTCCCGACATGTCTGCTTCTCGTGCTGTTATTTCTCTTCCAGGGTTTAAACACGTATATCAGACCGATCAAGCCATGCTGGTGGTGACGCTTAACGAGGTCATTCAAGAAATAACGAAGCCCTCGACCTAGTTGGTCTGGATTATGTTGCGCCAACATAAGGTATGCTATAATGAAAGTGTACAATAAGTGTACAAAAGGAGGGATCAACCTATGAATGAGATGTGGTTGGACGCACTTCAAACATGGAGGAAGCTACAGTCTACCCATGCACAAGGAGCGAATGACTATCTCAAGGTATTGCTGCAGCATATGCTGGAGAACTTCAATCGTGCGGATGCCTCCACGCTGGACAAGTGGAGGTACGGGCTTGAATTAACCCTCCCTAACCGCCAGCCACAGGACTGGAGCAGCTATAATATGGGTATGGCTCAATCCATCGTCTATTTTCTACAGCATCAAACCTCGGAGAAAATGAGGACACATACCATCTCTGCTTTGCAGCCATTGGAGAAAAAGATCGTCCTCCTGTTGGCACAAGCCCCCAGAAGCACGCCGACGCAACTGGCAAGCAGGCTGGAGCTCACAAGACAACAAACAAGCAATCTTCTTCGGTCGCTGCGTGCAAAAAAAATAGTGGAGTACATGGAAGCCGGAAAAAGCAGATGGTACTCCTTAACAGAATCCGGGAGCATTGCTTACGAGCAATTCAAAGGACAGGAGGAAATCTCCTCAACGAGCACCAAGAAATCGACCACACTTACCATTGATCGAAGCATCAAGGACGTCAAGCTGTTCCTGGATTTGTATCAGGGTAAGCTGGATGCTGTTCATAAACATGACAGGCATGATTCCAAGAAACAGTACGTCGTCACTCCCGTTCCTCAATCGGACACACACAGCAAAAGTCGGAGCATCCCTCTGACACATTCCTTGGTACTTGAGGAGGCCTATTAACCGTGAGCAGAACCGTGCAAACAGAGCAGTTCCGACTGCTGAATCAATGGTATCTAGCGCTGGCTGAACAAGAGAAGCAAGTCGTTCTTTATAGTCTGCGCGAAGGTTATAAAGAGATGATGGCATTCATTGAGCTGGAACAGCCTGATTTGAAGGATGTATTTGATTATGTATTGGCACTGCTCCGCCAATGGGGAAGAGACATCTCCTTGAAGAAGCTTCAGGAGCGAATGAGAAGATATAAACTCGACGAGGAGCTTATTGGGGAATTATCCGAGCTGGCTTACCGCTCTTTGCTGCTATACCGTTATGCGGCATTTTTGCGTGAGTCGTCCGAAGCCGACTTTGAACATATAGTCTCTAAAATCATGATCGACAACTATGTAGAGCGAAGATATAACTCGTATTCCCTCTGTGCAGAATATCTGGGTATTACCGATGAGGATGCTACCCGTGACAGCTATGAAATCGTGATGAAGCTCGTTGAATATCATTATAAACAGTTGGATACGCTTGAAGAACTAGGCGAGTTCATGGAGCAGGAGTTGGCTTTCTCGTCAAGACAGATCGATATTTTCGCCCAGCAGATCATCATATACCGTGACGCCATCGACCGATTTATAATGTTCAAAAGACTACGATCGCTAGAATCTAAAATGGCGAAGCTGCAGATTGAGGCTTGAGCCGTATCATCTGGTTGCCGCCGCGGATAGGAATCGTATAGAGCCACGGCAATATGGCACTTCGCACCTCACGCAGCCCCTAGCGCGCGGTGCATTGCAGCCTAACAGCGGTCAAGGAGGCGGCACAGGCTCAATTCGGTGTGCAATGCCGCTGCCCCGGACGGCGCTTAACCGCAGGAGCAGGACACATGCGCCCGCCGAGCTACTCCGCTTCCGGGAGCTCGCGTAGCTGACCTGCGCTGCGAATGTGGCGCACGCCATCACTACATAGCCCGAGCGGCTCCCACTGGCAGTCGGCGCATAGTCTGCCGACATCCTCCGGCTGCAGCCGTGCCGAGGCAGCCAGCGTCAGTGCGCGCCAACGCACGCGAAGGCCGGGCGCGGTGCCCAGCGCATGCAGAATGTCGCGATCCTTGCGATCCACGCTCGCATTCAGACAGTGCTGCGGCTGATCCGGCGGAAACGCGCGGCAGATATGATCCGGGCCTTCGATCAGCTCGACAACCGTATCCGGCTCCGTGCGCAGCGTCTCATAGATCGCCGTCATGTTCGTACAGAAATCCTCGGAGTAGCCTTTTCCCCGATAGCCGAGCAGACATAACACATGATGCCCTCTTAATTGAATCGCCGTCATCGCCTACTCTCCTTTCAAATGTTAACCACCATCCGACGTGAGGTTAATATACTTTTTCTTCTGATTGTACCACTCTCCTCTTCCGACACCAAGTGAAACGATCCGGTCGGCCTTCCATACTGCCTGCTGGCAGTGCTCGGCACACAATTGGAGGCCACCATCAGCTCTCCCTGAATCCTTTCAAATGGGCATTGCAAGCCGCCCACAAACCGCATATAATAGACTTGAAAAGGTTTTCAAACTATCTGTTCAACTATTTATGCTAAGGAAGGCGTGCAGTGATGAAGACGACAATCCGTGACGTGGCACAACATGCCAATGTATCCATCAGCACCGTCTCCCGCGTCATGAATGCTCCCGACACTGTCGTGCCGGAGAAGCGTCAGCGGGTGCTCGAGGCCATCGCAGCGCTGCAGTACCAGCCCAATGCTTTTGCCAGAGGCTTGATCTACAAGAAATCCGATACGCTCGGCGTCATGATTCCCGATATTGAGAACCCTTACTACGCCGGGCTGATCCGCGGTATGCAGGATGCGGCGGTGAAGCTGAACCACTCTCTGATGATCTGCAATACCGATCGCGACAAGCAGCGAACGGTTGATTACGTGCAGATCTTCTTCGAGAAGCAGGTGGACGGCATCATATTCACCAGCGACTCGCTCCATGAGGCCTATTATGAGGAGATGCAGCGTTATCGGCTGCCCTTCGTTCTGGCCTCCACCAATTCGTCGGAGTATGACATCCCATCCGTCGACATCGATGACGAGCAAGCAGCATACGAGGCTGTCCGTTATCTGATTAACAGCGGACACCGGAGCATCGGCATGGTCAATCTGCCGCTTGGCCGCACCATCTCAGGCCAGCCCCGCTATGACGGCTTTGCACGTGCGCTTCGCGAGGCCGAGTTGTCCCACTGCTGCGATTGGGTGGAATATGCGGAGCACCGCTATCAGGATGCTTATGAGGCCACCGGCCGACTGCTCGCACAGCACCCTGACATGACAGCACTGTTTGCTGCATCGGATGAATTCGCGATGGGAGCCACCTCCTTCTTGCGCGACAATGGGCGCTCCGTTCCTGAGGATCTGTCCGTGGTCGGCTTTGATAACATACGCATGGCCGAGATGTTCATCCCGAAGCTCACCACCATCGATCAACCCACCTACCAGATCGGCTATCGTGCCGTCCAAAAGCTGCATGAGCTGATTACACATGGCAAAGTTCGGGTATTAAGAGAGAAACTGCCCCATAAACTGATTATTAGAGAGTCCTCCCGCAATCGTTAGTCAGCCTCGTGTCATCCGAATGATCACACGCAAGCTGTCTTCGAGATTTCTGAAAAGCTTTTCAGAATTATTGGAAACGCTTTATGTGGACTGCTTCACAATTTAAAGGAGGTGATGTCTCCCTAGCAGCTCTCAAGCACTCCTATACTCTTGACCGATTCAAAATGAATGCATGCAGCATGCCAATTTTTAGAAGGAAAGGGTTGAGGTCGAATGCAATACCCAAGAAAAAGAAACAGAATGCTCGTCTTTACTTTCGTTACAGCGCTCGCGATGACGGTCACTGCTTGTGGAGGAGGCAACAGCAGTACTCCCCCGGAAGCGCAGAAGCCAGACGCAGGCACGGGGAATACCAATACAGGAAGTAGTGTAACAGCTCCAGCGGATAGTGAATCTGCGCTTGCGCAAGCATTGAAGGGTGAATTCAAGGGCACCAAGGTGACCATGTTCGGACCATTTACCGACGCGGATGAGGTGAAGTTCACCGAGAGCATTAAGGCCTTCGAGGAGCAGACCGGAATCGATATTGCCTATGAAGGCTCCAAGGAGTTCGAGGCCACCATCTCCGTCCGGGTGAATGGCGGCAATGCGCCGGATATTGCAGATTTCCCGCAGCCGGGATTACTGAAGAGCTTTGCAAAAGACGGCAAGGTCATCGATGTCACAAGCTTCCTGAGCGATGAGCATCTGAAGAAGCAATACAACCAAAGCTGGCTGGATATGGCTACGATGCCGGGACCAAGCGGCGATGTGATGGCAGGGGTCTGGGCACGCAGCAGTGTGAAAAGTCTGGTCTGGTACAACAAGAAGCAGTTCGACGAGGCCGGCTATACGGTTCCGAAGACATGGGATGAATTGCTGGCGCTCACCGAGCAGATTGCCCAGGACGGCGATCCGGCATGGAGCATCGGCATCGAGAGCGGTACGGCGACCGGATGGCCGGCCACAGACTGGATGGAGGATATTATGCTGCGCACCACGTCCCCGGAAAACTATGATAAATGGGTGAATGGCGAGCTGCCATTTACAGATCCGATCGTGAAGAATGCTGCCGAGAAGATGTCCGAGATCTGGTTCAATGAGGATTATGTATACGGCGGACGCAAGTCGATCGCCACCACCTCCTTCGGAGACGCGGTGAAGCCGCTGTTCGATAACCCGCCCAAGGCATGGCTGCATCGCCAGGCCGGCTTCATCACCAGCTTCTTCCCTGAAGGGCTGACCGCCGAAGATTATGACTGGTTCCCCTTCCCGTCCATTGACGCACAGTACGGCACTCCGGCGCTAATCTCCGGTGATATATATGCCATGTTCAATGATCGGCCGGAGGTTCGCGCGGTGATGGAGTTCTTCACGACCGCCGAATCGCTTAAAACCTGGATTCAGAGCGGCGGCGTAACCGCACCGATGAATGATGCCGATCCATCCTGGTATCCGAACGAGCAGGAGCGCCGGATGGCAGAGTTCGTCCAGACGGCTGATGCGATCCGCTTCGATGGCTCTGATCTGATGCCGGGAGCGGTTGGAGCCGGGACATTCTGGAAGGGGATGACCGACTATATTAGCGGTACCGTCGATCTGGATACGGCACTCAAGGAAATTCAAGGTGGCTGGAAGTAAGCATCGCTGCCGGGCACTGGCCGCACTCGCTGTATCCGCCGTATGCCCAGCATTCTGATGACCTGGGAGCATACGGCGATGCACGGGGCGGAGGAGCACTGAAGCCACAGGCTGCCGCCCGCCGCGCTCACGTTCAGGCAGATTGCTTCGGACGCATAATACGGGTGCGGCGCAGGGCGCGGCTCGGGCTTACCGCCTAAGGCATGGCGCTGCGGCGCAGGGCCCATGGCACGCGACCGGCAGGGCGCCTCGGCTCTGGAGCTGGCAGTCGGTACCGGGGCATGACGCTGGGCTTCGGCGCCACTGGCTGCGGCCTGGGCTTTGGAGTCGGTGACCTGTGCCTGGATCCCGCGGTGTAGCCCGTGGCCTGCGACTCGCGGCTTGTGGCGGTTAACTGCAGTGGAGGCAACTAGACATGAAGGAGGGATTGTAATGGAGCTGCAAGCCAACAAGGGCAATGCTCTGCGTCTGCTGTTCTTATCCGTGCTTGTGCCTGCCATCAATATCGTGGCTCATTGGCTGATCTTTATGTTCTTTCGCAATTCGGGACTCCCCCCGATCGCCAATGCGCTGCTGGCGGTAGCATGGGGCGCACTCGGCATTTACTCCATATATTACACACTTAACTGGGTCGTCGAGCAATACCCGGAGCAATGGAGACGGAGAATATTGCCCTTTATCTTTGTCGGGCCGGCCGTGCTGCTGCTCGGCTGGCTGCTTGTCCTGCCGACGCTGCGCACGCTGTACCTCAGCTTCTTCGATGCCAGCTCGACTGGTTTCGTCGGATTAGCCAACTATGCCGCCGTCTTCACTGACAGGCTGCTCGTTATGGCGCTGCGCAACAACCTGCTATGGGTCTTCTTCGGCACACTCGCCTGCGTCAGTCTAGGACTGCTCATCGCGATTCTCGCGGATCGCAGCAGCTTCGAGAGGCTGGCCAAAGGGCTGATCTTCATGCCGATGGCGATCTCCTTCGTGGCAGCAGGGGTGATCTGGAAGTTCATTTACTACTACCAGCCAGGACAGGAGCAGATCGGCCTGCTCAACGCCATCGTCGTGGCGCTGGGCGGCGAGCCGCAGGCATGGCTCAGCATGATCCAGCCGTGGAACAATCTGTTCTTGATCGCCATTCTGATCTGGATGCAGACAGGCTTTGCAATGGTGATCTTCTCGGCAGCGATCAAGAGCATACCGGAGAGCATCCTGGAGGCTGCCCGCATGGACGGGGCCGGAGAGATCAAGATTTTCTTCAGCATTATGATTCCGTACATCTCTACGACACTGCTGTCGGTAACCACCACGATCGTCGTCTTTACCTTGAAAATTTTTGACGTCGTCATGATTATGACCGGCGGACAGTACGAGACCGATGTCGTCGCCACCCAGTTCTACCGCCAGCTCTTCATGTACCAAAATGCAGGCTATGGCTCAACGCTCGCCATCGTACTGCTCATCGCCGTCATCCCGGTTATTATCATCAATCTGCGCCAATTCCGCAGAGAGGGGGGCTTCTGATGCTCAGGCGCAAGGGACTACGCAAATCCAAATGGCTCGTCAATACCGTGCTCGCCATCATCTGCCTGATCTGGACCATTCCAACTCTGGGTCTGTTGGTCTCCTCCATCCGTCCGGCAGCAGACATCTTGTCGACCGGCTGGTGGAAGGTCGTCCCGCACCGTGCGTGGACGACAGCCGAGCAGCTTCAGCTACCGCGCGAGACCGATCTGCGCGGGCCGATCGAGGTGGGAGGGGTAACCTATACCGATGATCAGCTACGGTCCGGCGTAGAGCAGGACGGGAAACGATTGATCTGGGAAAACCGACGCGCCCGGCTGCTTAGTGTACAGGAGAAGGGATGGGTCGCTAATACCCAGTTTACAACCCAGAATTACGAGACCGTGCTCGGCGGCAAAAGCTATTCGATTACGATGCCAGACGGCAGCACGAAGACGGAGAAGGGCAGCGGCATGAGCCGATCCTTCTGGAATACGGTAGCCGTCACCGTCCCCGCGACGATCATACCGATCTTCATCGCCTCATTCGCGGCGTATGCCTTTGCCTGGCTGCGCTTCCCAGGAAGACGGACGTTATTCGTCGTCATCATCGCTCTGCTGGTCGTACCGTTGCAGGTGGCGCTCATCCCGATTTTGCGGGACTATACAGCACTCGGCCTGAACGGCACCTACTTCGGCATCTGGCTTGCGCATACCGCCTTTGGCCTGCCGCTCATCACGTATTTCATGTATACCTCGATCAGCCAATTGCCCAGGGATCTGTTCGAGTCGGCCTTCATGGACGGAGCCAGCAACTTCACCATATTCAGCAAGCTGATCCTGCCGCTGTCCGTGCCTTCGCTTGCCTCGATCAGTATCTTTCAATTTCTATGGGTGTGGAACGATTATCTCGTCTCGCTCATCTTCCTCGGCAGTCAGCCGGAGGTGCAGGTGCTATCGATGAATATTGCCAATCTCGTCGGCTCGCGCGGCAATGACTGGCATTTGCTGACGGCAGCGGCGTTTGTCTCCATGCTGATGCCGTTGACCGTATTCTTCGCTCTGCAAAAATATTTTGTCCGCGGCATGCTCGGCGGCTCGGTCAAAGGGTAACCCGGAAGGAGAGAGAACGATGGCAGAAGCCTGGTGGAAGGAATCCATCGTATATCAGGTCTATTGGCGCAGCTTCCGCGACACTAACGGCGATGGAATCGGGGATCTGCAAGGCGTCATTGAGAAACTGGATTATATTCGCTCGCTAGGCGTGACGATGCTGTGGATCAACCCGTTCAATGAATCGCCCGACAAGGATAACGGCTATGATGTGTCCGATTACTATGCTGTGATGAGCAAGGCCGGCACGATGGCAGATTTTGAGCGCCTGCTCGCAGAGACACATAAGCGCGGGATGAAGCTGATGATGGATGTGGTGCTCAACCACACCTCCGACCAGCATCCCTGGTTCACTTCCGCCCGCTCCAGCCGCACCCATCCCAAGCGGGATTGGTATGTATGGCGGGACGGCACACAGATTGGAGCCGACCAGGTGGCACGGGCGGCCCCTCGCCGAGCGCAGGAGGCCCGTAGCGGAGCTCTTGGCGGATCAGAGAGCGCCGCAAGATCGGCAACAGCAGGAGCGGGGACGGAGTGTCAGACTCAGCCTGCTCCACCCTCTAATTGGCGTTCCTACTTCACCCCCTCCTGCTGGGAGTGGGATGCGCAGACTGGGCAATATTACATGCACTCCTTCGCCACGGAGCAGCCGGATCTCAATTGGGCCAATCCCGAGGTGCGCCAGGAAATGTACCGCATGCTCCGGTTCTGGCTGGACAAGGGGGTCGATGGACTACGCCTGGACGCGCTGGCTCTGCTAGCGAAGCCCGAGTATTTCATGGACGCGGACGATCCGAGCGACATCCGCTATTTGACACATCATCCCCGCCTTCATGACTACCTGCAGGAGATGCACCGCGAGGTGTTCGCGCATTACGACATCATGACGGTCGGCGAAATTGCCTTTGCTACACCCGAGATTGGTGTGCAATTCGTGGACGAGGCACGCAAGGAGCTGAATACGCTCTTTCACTTTGAGGTGGCGGATGAAATGCCGACATGGGATCTCCCGCGCTTCAAGCGCATCCAGCGGCGGTGGGCGGCGGCGTTGCAGGGGCGAGGCTTCGGCTCGCAATTTCTGAACAACCATGACCATACGCGACAGGTGACGCGCTACGGCGATGATGGCCGCTTCCGCAAGGCATCTGCCAAGCTGCTGGCCACGATGCTCCACACGCTTCCCGGCATCCCCTATATCTACCAGGGGGAGGAGATTGGCATGACGGGGGTACGCTACGAGACGATCGACGACTACCATGATATAGCGATGATGAACAGCTATGCTGAGGAGATTGGCAAGGGCCGCGACCCGGTGGAGGTGCTTCGCGCCCTGCAGCCGCTAAGCCGCGACAACTCCCGTTCCCCGATGCAATGGAGTGCGGAGCGATATGCAGGCTTTAGCACCGCCGAGCCGTGGATGAAGGTGAATCCGAACTATGTGGAGATTCATGTTGAAGAAGCCGAGCGAGACCCTGACTCTGTGCTGGCCTATTACCGCCGCTTAACCTCGCTGCGAAGGCAGCACCCTGTCATGGTCTACGGCAGCTTCACCGATCTTAGCGGCGATGATCCTCAATTATATGTATACGAACGCGAGCATGAAGGGATACGCTGGCTGGTCGCACTGAACCATGGGGAGCATACACGCAGCTTCACGCTGCCGAAGGAAGAAGCGGCGAAGCAATCTGCAGCCGCAGCCTGGCGGCTCGTCCTGGGCAACTACGAGGAAGCCCGTACAGACGCTACTTCAGGCGATGCCATCACGCTGAGAGCTTATGAGGCGCGGATCTATGAGAACTGCAGCCTGGATGCGAATGTGGAGAGCTAGCCAAATACGGAGACAAGATGTGCGGGAATTCCTAGATTACAGCCAAGTCAAGCAGAGCGATGTTGCTCGGTCTGACTTGGCTGCTTCAGTTGTATACAGCGTCCTCCCATTCGGCCTGAACGCAACTGCTCGCTCCTCTGTTCCGGGTATTACTGTACCCGAATTTCCAGAAGCTCGTATTCGACGACGCCAGCCGGTGCATCTACACGCACCACATCGCCAACCCGTCTGCCGATCAGTTCCTTGCCAAGCGGGCTCTCGTAAGAAATTTTATTGTCCGCTACATCGGCTTCAGCCGGGCCGACAATCTGATACGACAGCTTCTCGGCAAATTCAATGTCGTTGAGCACAACGGTAGAGCCGATCTGTACCTTACTCAGGTCGATCTCGTCAGCATCAACCACTTTGGCTTTATTCAGCATCTTCTCCAGTTGAGTAATCCGCGTCTCCATGAAGGCCTGGTCTTCCTTGGCGGAGTGGTATTCGCTGTTCTCCTTCAGATCGCCATAGCTGATGGCAAGCTTAATCCTGGCCGCGAGCTCCTTGCGCTTCACATATTTCAGATCGTCCAGCTCTGCCTGCAGCTTTTCCAGCCCTTCCCGAGTCAAAATCACTTCATCTTTCGCCATATCTCAATCCGTCCTTCTCTATAAAGTACACAAGTGTACTTATATTCTACGTGGAACGCTGGCAGAAGTACAGTCTATGTCCTACTGCCGACCTATTCTTGCAAGCAATTGCCATCTTGCGTGCAACAAATCGCTCCACATCGTGTATAATTTTTAAGGAATCATTTTCAACCTAACGAAGCCAGCCTTTAACATTCCCTATTACGTTTTATGGAGCATATCAATGAAAAAAATACTAATCAGGCTCGGAGCTGGCATCGTGCTGTTTTCTTTGCTGCTCGTATCCGGGTTTTTGATAACCATTACTGTGACGGACTATGTACCAGAGGAAATCGTTGAACTAGACATCATCAATAATCTAGCGGAACGAACTCTCGGCACGGGCGAGTCCTTTACGATTACATCCTTTAATATTGGCTATGCGGGTCTTGACCGCAATCAGGACTTCTTCATGGACGGCGGCACCGCCTCCCGCTCCAGCAGCGACATGCAGACGCGCACGAATCTGGCCGCAATCACCGCCTTCCTGTCGGCGGCAGCGTCAGACATCTATATGCTTCAGGAGGTCGACCGCAACTCCTCCCGCAGCTTCTACATGGACCAAGCCGACGCGATCTCACAGGCGCTAAATAGCTACAGCTACGCCTTCGCCTACAATTACAAAGTCGCCTGGGTACCGGTGCCGTTGCTTGATCCTATGGGCAAAGCGTACAGTGGACTGATGACGCTCTCCATGCTGAGCAGCACCTCAGCCCGTCGCTTTGATCTGCCCGGCAAGGAAAGCTGGCCGCTGCAGCAGCTAGACCTCGACCGGGCATTCATAGAGAGCCGCTTCCCGGTCGATAACGGGAAGGAGCTGGTACTCGTCAATCTGCATTTGTCCGCATTTGACAAAGAGGGGTATATTCGTGAACAGCAGTTAGCGTATCTGTCCAGCTACATGAAGCAAGAGGAGGCTCGAGGCAACTATCTCGTTATTGGCGGGGATTGGAATCATTCCCTTCCCGGCACGGACCCCTCTACGTTCCCGACCTCCCAGCAATGGCCGGAATGGCTACAGCCATTCCCGGAATCATTCCAGTCGCCGGGCTTCCAATGGGCCACCGATCCGTTGACGCCTACAGTGCGAACACTGGATGTGGCCTATACGGAGGGGGTCAATTTTCAGGCTGTCATTGACGGCTTTCTTGTCTCGCCCAATGTCGAGATCATCTCTGTACAGACTACCCCGCTCGGCTACGAGCATAGTGATCATAATCCGGTGACCGTGGAATTGAAGTTGAAGTGACCCGGTACAAGTGTAAACGGCTGCCGCCGTCTCTGGCGGTCCATATATTAACAAAAGCGGGGCGCCCTAGAGCGTCCCGCTTTCAATGAAGCGATATGTAAAGCCGACGATCGCGCCTGCGACAAAGAACACGGACACACGCATCCACCGTCCTGTATGGTCCGCGTCCAATATTAAAAAAGTAACACCGCTCCCAATATACTAGCCTTCAGTACTGTACCCACGACTAGAGGAAAACAGAGACCCAGCACCAAAGAAATCCAGCGTCCCCACACTATAACAACTTTCATCTAGTTCCTCTCCTCCTTGCGATTCAGCCTTTAAATTTAGGAATGTAATCATACAACACATCCATAGTTCAAGTAACTCGCATGATCCAGTATAACGCC contains:
- a CDS encoding nitrilase-related carbon-nitrogen hydrolase, yielding MQEDTRAFFMDEIARCASLEDVLIFLVQFLQEIDQHLLHLKNHYMNFHRHELPIQSKYGLLIYKRDSELREALKGHPASRSFPDPNYLLLRRKVKHFFVARASYRYYEVKHQYVKTPDFSIENVLDLKLGLLPGMFHAGRDYIFKIDHTLTAEGLLPFYFAGVHHPEQYYSNVMELYRDMLKKQPHIIMLPELFTPPPLREALITEVRAAHEATQEASSPFFLLTGSFHEEQEGHIYNLAHVVAGDGEVLLEVSKMNRFIFPRDEQYDDERSYFTKYDGVEKNAYDRRMITLLETSLGRIAFLICVDFINDNIQDILLDRQVDLVFIMAMTSRPGSGKFVRKMQELAERNACIVVLCNNLGSPDMSASRAVISLPGFKHVYQTDQAMLVVTLNEVIQEITKPST
- a CDS encoding helix-turn-helix domain-containing protein encodes the protein MNEMWLDALQTWRKLQSTHAQGANDYLKVLLQHMLENFNRADASTLDKWRYGLELTLPNRQPQDWSSYNMGMAQSIVYFLQHQTSEKMRTHTISALQPLEKKIVLLLAQAPRSTPTQLASRLELTRQQTSNLLRSLRAKKIVEYMEAGKSRWYSLTESGSIAYEQFKGQEEISSTSTKKSTTLTIDRSIKDVKLFLDLYQGKLDAVHKHDRHDSKKQYVVTPVPQSDTHSKSRSIPLTHSLVLEEAY
- a CDS encoding DUF1284 domain-containing protein; the protein is MTAIQLRGHHVLCLLGYRGKGYSEDFCTNMTAIYETLRTEPDTVVELIEGPDHICRAFPPDQPQHCLNASVDRKDRDILHALGTAPGLRVRWRALTLAASARLQPEDVGRLCADCQWEPLGLCSDGVRHIRSAGQLRELPEAE
- a CDS encoding LacI family DNA-binding transcriptional regulator, with amino-acid sequence MKTTIRDVAQHANVSISTVSRVMNAPDTVVPEKRQRVLEAIAALQYQPNAFARGLIYKKSDTLGVMIPDIENPYYAGLIRGMQDAAVKLNHSLMICNTDRDKQRTVDYVQIFFEKQVDGIIFTSDSLHEAYYEEMQRYRLPFVLASTNSSEYDIPSVDIDDEQAAYEAVRYLINSGHRSIGMVNLPLGRTISGQPRYDGFARALREAELSHCCDWVEYAEHRYQDAYEATGRLLAQHPDMTALFAASDEFAMGATSFLRDNGRSVPEDLSVVGFDNIRMAEMFIPKLTTIDQPTYQIGYRAVQKLHELITHGKVRVLREKLPHKLIIRESSRNR
- a CDS encoding ABC transporter substrate-binding protein yields the protein MLVFTFVTALAMTVTACGGGNSSTPPEAQKPDAGTGNTNTGSSVTAPADSESALAQALKGEFKGTKVTMFGPFTDADEVKFTESIKAFEEQTGIDIAYEGSKEFEATISVRVNGGNAPDIADFPQPGLLKSFAKDGKVIDVTSFLSDEHLKKQYNQSWLDMATMPGPSGDVMAGVWARSSVKSLVWYNKKQFDEAGYTVPKTWDELLALTEQIAQDGDPAWSIGIESGTATGWPATDWMEDIMLRTTSPENYDKWVNGELPFTDPIVKNAAEKMSEIWFNEDYVYGGRKSIATTSFGDAVKPLFDNPPKAWLHRQAGFITSFFPEGLTAEDYDWFPFPSIDAQYGTPALISGDIYAMFNDRPEVRAVMEFFTTAESLKTWIQSGGVTAPMNDADPSWYPNEQERRMAEFVQTADAIRFDGSDLMPGAVGAGTFWKGMTDYISGTVDLDTALKEIQGGWK
- a CDS encoding carbohydrate ABC transporter permease; the encoded protein is MELQANKGNALRLLFLSVLVPAINIVAHWLIFMFFRNSGLPPIANALLAVAWGALGIYSIYYTLNWVVEQYPEQWRRRILPFIFVGPAVLLLGWLLVLPTLRTLYLSFFDASSTGFVGLANYAAVFTDRLLVMALRNNLLWVFFGTLACVSLGLLIAILADRSSFERLAKGLIFMPMAISFVAAGVIWKFIYYYQPGQEQIGLLNAIVVALGGEPQAWLSMIQPWNNLFLIAILIWMQTGFAMVIFSAAIKSIPESILEAARMDGAGEIKIFFSIMIPYISTTLLSVTTTIVVFTLKIFDVVMIMTGGQYETDVVATQFYRQLFMYQNAGYGSTLAIVLLIAVIPVIIINLRQFRREGGF